Proteins from one Sylvia atricapilla isolate bSylAtr1 chromosome 1, bSylAtr1.pri, whole genome shotgun sequence genomic window:
- the KDSR gene encoding 3-ketodihydrosphingosine reductase translates to MLLLAAAFIVAFVLLLYMVSPLISPKCLKLPGAHVVVTGGSSGIGKCIAIECYKQGAFITLIARDENKLLQTKKEIEKYSVNDKQVVLCISVDVSKDYEQVENVLKQAQEKLGPVDMLVNCAGTSVTGKFEDIEVNSFERLMAVNYLGSVYPSRAVIATMKERRMGRIVFVSSQAGQLGLFGYTAYSPTKFALRGLAEALQMEVKPYNVYVTVAYPPDTDTPGFAEESKTKPLETKLISETSSVCQAEQVARVIVKDAIQGNFNSSVGSDGYMLSILTSGMSPVTSITEGLQQVVCMGIFRIIGLFYLGSFDSIVRRCMMQREKSESADKTE, encoded by the exons ATGCTGCTCCTGGCCGCCGCCTTCATCGTGGCCTTCGTCCTCCTCCTGTACATGGTGTCGCCGCTTATCAGCCCCAAGTGTCTGAAGCTGCCCGGCGCGCACGTCGTG GTAACTGGAGGCTCCAGTGGAATTGGAAAATGTATTGCTATTGAATGCTATAAGCAAGGTGCTTTCATAACACTGATTGCAAGGGATGAG AACAAGCTGTTGCAGAcaaagaaggaaatagaaaaatactcTGTTAATGACAAGCAG gtTGTACTTTGTATTTCCGTTGATGTGTCTAAAGACTACGAACAGGTGGAGAACGTTCTAAAACAG GCTCAGGAGAAGTTGGGGCCAGTTGACATGCTTGTAAACTGTGCAGGAACATCAGTTACAGGAAAATTTGAGGATATTGAAGTGAATTCTTTTGAA AGACTAATGGCAGTGAATTACCTGGGCAGTGTTTACCCGAGCCGAGCAGTGATCGCTACCATGAAGGAGCGCAGGATGGGAAGGATTGTGTTTGTATCCTCCCAGGCTGGGCAGTTAGGCCTCTTTGGATATACAGCTTATTCTCCAACCAAGTTTGCTCTTCGAGGGTTGGCTGAAGCCCTGCAAATGGAG GTAAAACCTTACAATGTCTACGTAACAGTGGCCTATCCTCCAGACACTGATACTCCTGGCTTTGcagaagaaagtaaaacaaag CCCTTAGAGACGAAGCTGATTTCTGAAACCTCATCTGTTTGCCAAGCAGAGCAAGTCGCCAGAGTTATAGTGAAAGATGCCATA CAAGGGAACTTCAACAGCTCAGTTGGATCAGATGGTTACATGCTGTCAATATTGACAAGTGGAATGTCACCAGTCACTTCTATTACTGAAGGTCTTCAGCAG GTTGTTTGCATGGGCATTTTTCGCATCATTGGCCTATTTTACCTAGGAAGTTTTGACAGCATAGTTCGTCGCTGCATGatgcaaagggaaaaatctgaaaGTGCAGATAAAACTGAGTAA